Proteins found in one Streptococcus criceti HS-6 genomic segment:
- a CDS encoding DUF1033 family protein: MYQVVKMYGDLEPWWFLDDWQDDIVDVQEFEDYYEALSCYKKEWFDLMNHYPSFNSKSSVMTAFWDSKDQRWCEECGEDLQQYYSLALLKDWEAIPKDWHRPGYERSNDNPVPFQCQIKSFGSQ; the protein is encoded by the coding sequence ATGTATCAAGTAGTAAAAATGTACGGAGACTTAGAGCCCTGGTGGTTTCTCGATGATTGGCAAGACGATATTGTTGACGTTCAAGAGTTTGAGGACTATTACGAAGCGCTCAGTTGTTATAAAAAAGAATGGTTTGATTTGATGAACCATTATCCCAGCTTTAATAGTAAAAGCAGTGTCATGACGGCTTTTTGGGATAGTAAAGACCAACGTTGGTGTGAAGAATGCGGCGAAGATTTGCAGCAGTACTATTCACTGGCCCTGCTCAAGGACTGGGAGGCTATTCCTAAGGACTGGCATCGTCCAGGTTATGAGCGGAGCAATGATAATCCTGTTCCTTTCCAATGTCAGATAAAATCATTTGGAAGCCAATGA
- the comGA gene encoding competence type IV pilus ATPase ComGA: MVEVQELGKSLIEEAVKWQAQDIYLLPKIDYYEIYLRIGDERRLFQTCPQEQAVGLISHFKFVAGMNVGEKRRAQLGACHYDFADGETAALRLSTVGDYRGRESLVVRLLFDRRRELKFWFDGLNALLPKIIDRGLYLFSGPVGSGKTTLMYELVSRKYPDSQIITIEDPVEIKQDQMLQLQLNPSIAMTYDNLIKLSLRHRPDVLIIGEIRDKETAQSVIRASLTGIRVFSTVHAKSIPGVYARILELGVSREELDNCLAGIAYQRLIGGGGLIDFAQDHFQSHKADSWNEKIDQLFTTGHLTYEQAEAEKIKD, translated from the coding sequence ATGGTAGAGGTGCAAGAACTGGGGAAAAGCTTGATTGAGGAAGCTGTCAAATGGCAGGCTCAGGATATCTATTTGCTGCCAAAGATTGATTATTATGAGATTTATCTGCGAATAGGTGATGAGAGACGTCTATTTCAAACTTGTCCTCAGGAACAGGCTGTGGGATTAATCAGCCATTTTAAATTTGTCGCTGGGATGAATGTTGGTGAGAAGCGGCGAGCCCAGTTGGGAGCCTGCCATTATGATTTTGCAGATGGTGAGACGGCCGCTCTGCGGTTGTCAACGGTCGGAGACTATCGGGGACGAGAAAGTCTGGTCGTTCGCTTGCTCTTTGATAGACGACGAGAATTAAAATTTTGGTTTGATGGCCTCAATGCACTGTTACCCAAGATTATTGACCGAGGCCTCTATCTTTTCTCTGGCCCCGTCGGTTCGGGGAAGACAACTCTGATGTATGAGTTGGTCAGTCGTAAGTATCCTGACAGTCAGATTATTACTATTGAGGATCCTGTTGAGATTAAACAGGATCAGATGCTGCAGCTCCAACTTAATCCCTCTATCGCGATGACCTATGATAATTTGATTAAACTTTCGCTGCGACACCGACCGGATGTTTTAATTATAGGAGAGATTCGCGATAAAGAGACAGCCCAATCCGTTATCAGAGCTAGCTTGACAGGAATCCGCGTTTTTTCGACCGTCCATGCTAAGAGTATTCCAGGCGTTTACGCCCGGATTTTAGAATTGGGAGTTTCTCGGGAGGAGTTAGATAATTGTCTGGCTGGCATTGCCTACCAGCGCTTAATCGGAGGAGGAGGATTGATTGATTTTGCCCAAGACCATTTTCAAAGCCACAAGGCTGACAGCTGGAATGAGAAAATTGACCAGCTTTTTACAACAGGACATCTCACTTACGAGCAAGCAGAAGCCGAAAAGATTAAGGATTAG
- the comGB gene encoding competence type IV pilus assembly protein ComGB, with protein MRKLTSFLQQDISLTSKQKPKRLRISRQRKVIQLFNNLLESGFTLTEIVDFLERSHLLAQYYTQEMRSSLLAGENLASMMGRLGFSDDVVTQLALADIHGNTQGSLLKIERYLANLMTVKKKLLEVASYPIILLTFLILIMLGLRNYLLPQLEGTNLATSIVNHFPVIFLIGVLVLVLIILLLIWLQRRSRKISWYSHLARLPLLGRFAQLYLTAYYAREWGKLIGQGVEMSQIVQLMQKQKSQLFQELGREMEDALLAGQEFHDKVLDYPFFLRELSLIIEYGQVKAKLGSELEIYAQETWDAFFSRVNRATQLIQPLVFILVALVIVMIYAAMLLPMYHNMEVPL; from the coding sequence ATGAGAAAATTGACCAGCTTTTTACAACAGGACATCTCACTTACGAGCAAGCAGAAGCCGAAAAGATTAAGGATTAGCCGCCAGCGCAAGGTTATTCAGCTCTTTAACAACCTTTTGGAGTCTGGTTTCACGCTGACTGAGATTGTGGATTTTTTGGAGCGCAGTCATCTTCTTGCCCAATACTATACGCAGGAAATGCGATCCAGTCTCTTAGCAGGTGAAAATCTAGCTTCTATGATGGGAAGACTGGGCTTTTCTGATGATGTGGTAACTCAGTTGGCTTTAGCCGATATCCACGGAAATACTCAAGGGAGTCTTTTAAAAATAGAGCGATATCTGGCCAATTTGATGACCGTTAAAAAGAAACTCTTGGAAGTAGCTAGCTATCCCATCATCCTCTTAACTTTTTTGATTCTCATCATGTTGGGACTTCGCAACTATCTCTTGCCTCAGCTGGAGGGAACGAACCTAGCAACCAGTATTGTCAACCATTTTCCCGTGATTTTTCTAATAGGGGTTTTGGTTCTGGTCTTGATTATCCTTTTATTGATTTGGCTGCAGAGACGATCGCGAAAAATTTCTTGGTACAGCCATTTGGCTAGGCTTCCCTTGCTTGGCAGATTCGCCCAACTTTACTTGACGGCTTATTATGCGCGGGAGTGGGGGAAGTTGATCGGTCAAGGGGTGGAGATGAGTCAGATTGTCCAGCTCATGCAGAAGCAGAAATCCCAACTCTTTCAAGAACTTGGCCGCGAGATGGAGGATGCCTTGCTGGCTGGTCAAGAGTTTCACGATAAGGTCTTGGATTATCCTTTCTTCCTACGGGAATTGAGTCTGATTATTGAATATGGTCAAGTCAAAGCTAAACTGGGTAGCGAGCTAGAGATCTATGCTCAGGAAACTTGGGATGCCTTTTTTAGCCGGGTTAATCGGGCAACCCAGCTGATTCAGCCCCTGGTCTTTATCTTGGTGGCCCTTGTTATCGTCATGATTTATGCAGCCATGCTACTGCCCATGTATCACAATATGGAGGTACCTTTATGA
- the comGC gene encoding competence type IV pilus major pilin ComGC has protein sequence MMKKLLKRLKGKKVKAFTLLEMLVVLLIISVLLLLFVPNLAKQKDKVKDTGGAAVVKVVESQAELYELNHTDDATVSKLVSSGDITQKQADSYNDYYKKHKENRQVPN, from the coding sequence ATGATGAAAAAATTACTCAAACGTTTAAAAGGAAAGAAAGTTAAAGCTTTCACTCTTCTTGAAATGTTAGTGGTCCTGTTAATCATCAGTGTTCTGCTCCTGCTTTTTGTGCCTAACTTAGCCAAGCAGAAGGATAAAGTCAAGGATACTGGTGGCGCGGCCGTTGTCAAGGTGGTAGAAAGCCAAGCTGAACTTTATGAACTAAACCATACGGACGATGCCACTGTTTCTAAACTAGTGTCTAGCGGTGATATCACACAAAAACAGGCGGATTCTTACAATGATTATTACAAGAAGCATAAGGAAAATCGGCAGGTTCCAAACTAG
- the comGD gene encoding competence type IV pilus minor pilin ComGD: MIITRSIRKIGRFQTRAFTLVESLLVLAITSFLLLAFTGGVQEVFAGVQEKLFFLSFEHLYQDSQKLSNAQQKTLTLNISEGQVTNGQESLTIPATVRPSQPYTIEFSPEGGNSSLEKLTFTTEKGSVSYQLYIGSGRYKKTEN; this comes from the coding sequence ATGATTATTACAAGAAGCATAAGGAAAATCGGCAGGTTCCAAACTAGAGCCTTTACCCTGGTTGAAAGTCTGTTGGTTTTGGCGATTACCAGCTTTTTATTGTTAGCCTTTACAGGCGGTGTTCAGGAAGTTTTTGCGGGAGTACAAGAGAAGCTCTTCTTTCTCTCTTTTGAGCACCTTTATCAGGATAGCCAGAAGCTCAGCAATGCCCAGCAAAAAACCTTGACCTTAAATATTTCAGAAGGCCAAGTGACTAATGGTCAAGAAAGTTTGACCATTCCTGCCACTGTCAGACCTAGCCAGCCCTATACCATAGAATTTTCACCAGAAGGTGGCAATTCCTCGTTGGAAAAATTGACTTTCACAACTGAGAAAGGGTCTGTCTCTTATCAACTTTATATAGGAAGTGGTCGCTATAAAAAAACGGAAAATTAA
- the comGE gene encoding competence type IV pilus minor pilin ComGE, translating into MVAIKKRKIKAYILLESLIALAVLVTIVSLILGEINRNRQELAASLQQQEALNVAQMAVQTKQDQLSLNGVTVQVQRTSTCITVYEDGKEVLHVSKN; encoded by the coding sequence GTGGTCGCTATAAAAAAACGGAAAATTAAAGCTTATATTCTTTTGGAAAGTCTGATTGCTCTGGCGGTTTTGGTTACTATCGTTAGTCTGATTCTAGGCGAGATAAATCGAAACCGCCAGGAGTTGGCAGCCAGTCTTCAGCAACAAGAAGCGCTCAATGTCGCCCAAATGGCGGTTCAAACCAAGCAAGATCAGTTGAGCCTTAATGGGGTGACTGTCCAAGTTCAGCGGACCTCAACCTGTATTACCGTTTATGAAGACGGAAAGGAGGTTCTTCATGTGTCCAAAAATTAG
- the comGF gene encoding competence type IV pilus minor pilin ComGF gives MCPKIRIRAFTLLECLVALLVIAGSVMVYQGLTQVLVTNVAYISKNDEEDWLLFCQQLRSELAETELDHVADNKLYVKKGDQPLAFGQSRSDDFRKTNADGRGYQPMLFHVKASTISQAGQTITVFVTFESGLERTFVYDFAKTS, from the coding sequence ATGTGTCCAAAAATTAGAATTCGGGCTTTCACTCTCTTGGAGTGTTTGGTAGCTCTCTTGGTTATTGCAGGCAGTGTCATGGTTTATCAAGGTCTGACTCAAGTTCTGGTAACCAATGTCGCCTATATCAGTAAGAATGACGAGGAGGACTGGCTTCTTTTTTGTCAGCAGTTACGCTCGGAGTTAGCAGAGACTGAGCTAGACCATGTGGCGGACAATAAACTCTATGTTAAAAAAGGTGATCAACCTTTAGCCTTTGGGCAGTCCCGTTCGGATGATTTTCGTAAAACCAATGCGGATGGGCGTGGCTATCAGCCCATGCTCTTCCATGTCAAAGCTAGTACTATCAGTCAGGCCGGTCAGACCATCACAGTTTTTGTCACCTTTGAATCAGGCTTAGAAAGGACTTTTGTCTATGATTTTGCAAAAACGTCTTAG
- the comGG gene encoding competence type IV pilus minor pilin ComGG, whose protein sequence is MILQKRLRAGVLIYALLMAAIFVLLLQFYLDRVVASQRQNQALANNSQAYLIAQLVKEQANQSSGEMSFEQGRATYQKEGASLSVKVILSDGNSYCYDFMGDQETSSSSSDKDKKKDKSTSFSSSSGSSSRSQSDEKSSSSHHGEGEESSNDDA, encoded by the coding sequence ATGATTTTGCAAAAACGTCTTAGAGCAGGAGTCTTAATCTACGCCTTGCTCATGGCAGCAATCTTTGTTTTGCTCTTGCAGTTTTATTTGGACCGAGTGGTGGCCAGTCAGCGACAGAATCAGGCCTTAGCCAACAACTCACAAGCCTATCTGATAGCCCAGCTGGTCAAAGAGCAGGCTAATCAGTCTTCAGGAGAAATGTCCTTTGAGCAGGGGCGGGCGACTTACCAAAAGGAAGGGGCTTCGCTGAGTGTGAAAGTAATCCTTTCTGATGGCAATAGTTACTGCTATGATTTTATGGGAGACCAAGAAACTAGTTCATCTAGTTCCGACAAGGACAAAAAGAAGGATAAGTCCACCTCTTTCTCTTCGTCGTCCGGCAGTTCTTCAAGGTCACAATCAGATGAAAAAAGTTCGTCTTCGCACCATGGTGAAGGTGAGGAAAGTTCCAACGATGACGCTTGA
- a CDS encoding class I SAM-dependent methyltransferase, with the protein MNFEKIEKAYGLLLENVQLLQNDLKTNSYDALIEQNALYLDGKTENERILTNNQALQQLELTREEWRRAYQFLFIKLAQSEPLQANHQFTPDSIGFVLLFLLENLTKDERLDVLEIGSGTGNLAQTLINNSSKQLDYMGLEVDDLLIDLSASIADVVGSDGSFVQEDAVRPQLIKESDIIISDLPVGYYPNDTIASRYQVAAQNDHTYAHHLLMEQSLKYLKAHGFAIFLAPVNLLTSPQSDLLKGWLKGYADIVAVITLPEELFGNPANAKSIFVLQKQSNQAPETFVYPLSDLQDRDTLLDFMENFKKWSADYIL; encoded by the coding sequence ATGAATTTTGAGAAGATTGAAAAAGCCTACGGGCTGCTTTTGGAAAATGTCCAGCTCCTGCAAAACGACTTGAAAACGAATAGCTATGATGCTCTGATTGAGCAGAATGCTCTCTATTTGGATGGTAAGACTGAAAATGAGAGGATTCTTACTAACAATCAAGCCTTGCAACAGCTCGAACTGACCAGGGAAGAATGGCGACGGGCCTACCAGTTTTTGTTTATCAAGCTGGCCCAATCTGAGCCTCTGCAAGCCAACCACCAGTTTACGCCAGACAGCATTGGTTTTGTCCTGCTTTTTTTGCTGGAAAATCTAACTAAAGACGAAAGGTTGGATGTTCTGGAAATTGGTTCTGGAACTGGAAATCTGGCTCAGACGCTCATTAACAACAGCAGCAAACAGCTGGATTACATGGGACTGGAAGTTGATGATTTATTGATTGATTTATCAGCTAGTATCGCTGATGTGGTGGGTTCAGACGGCAGTTTTGTGCAGGAAGACGCTGTGCGCCCTCAGCTGATTAAAGAGAGCGATATTATTATTAGTGATCTACCTGTCGGCTATTATCCTAATGATACTATAGCTAGTCGCTATCAGGTGGCTGCTCAAAATGATCATACCTATGCGCACCATCTACTCATGGAGCAGTCGCTTAAATACTTGAAAGCTCATGGCTTTGCTATCTTTCTAGCTCCGGTTAATCTTTTGACCAGTCCTCAAAGCGATCTGCTCAAGGGTTGGCTCAAAGGTTATGCAGATATCGTGGCAGTCATTACCCTGCCTGAGGAACTCTTTGGCAATCCTGCTAATGCCAAGTCTATCTTTGTCCTGCAAAAGCAGAGCAATCAGGCGCCGGAAACTTTTGTTTATCCTCTGAGTGATTTGCAGGATCGCGATACTCTCCTAGATTTCATGGAAAATTTTAAGAAATGGTCAGCTGATTATATTCTTTGA
- a CDS encoding acetate kinase has product MSKTIAINAGSSSLKWQLYQMPEEEVLAKGLIERIGLNDSISTVKYNGKSDSQTLDIPDHTMAVRILLEDLLKHGLIKDYQEITGVGHRVVAGGEYFKESALVNDKVIEQVEELSLLAPLHNPGAAAGIRAFRDILPDITSVVVFDTSFHTTMPKYAYLYPIPQKYYRDYKVRKYGAHGTSHRYVAQEAAKMLGRPLNELKLITAHIGNGVSITANYHGESVDTSMGLTPLAGPMMGTRSGDIDPAIIPFLIQQDPDLETAADVVEMLNKKSGLMGVSEKSSDMRDIEAGIEAHDKNTVLAYNIFIDRLKKFIGQYFAVLNGADALVFTAGMGENAIGMRQDIIAGLSWFGMEIDPEKNVFGYVGDISTPNSKVRVLVIPTDEELMIARDVEHFKKMR; this is encoded by the coding sequence ATGTCAAAAACAATCGCAATCAATGCTGGGAGCTCCAGTCTCAAATGGCAGCTCTATCAAATGCCGGAAGAAGAAGTCTTGGCCAAGGGGCTCATTGAGCGCATTGGCTTAAATGATTCAATCTCAACAGTTAAGTACAATGGCAAGTCTGATTCACAGACGCTAGATATTCCTGATCACACCATGGCGGTTCGGATTCTTTTGGAAGATCTGCTTAAGCATGGTTTGATTAAGGATTATCAAGAGATTACGGGAGTTGGCCATCGGGTTGTCGCTGGTGGCGAATACTTTAAGGAATCGGCCTTGGTTAATGACAAAGTTATTGAACAGGTTGAGGAACTGTCACTTTTAGCTCCGCTTCACAATCCAGGGGCTGCTGCTGGAATTCGAGCTTTCCGAGACATCTTGCCAGACATTACCAGCGTGGTTGTTTTCGATACATCTTTCCATACGACCATGCCTAAATATGCCTATCTCTATCCTATTCCGCAAAAATATTATCGTGATTACAAGGTGCGTAAATACGGAGCTCATGGCACCAGCCATCGGTATGTTGCTCAGGAAGCGGCTAAGATGTTAGGCCGCCCTCTCAATGAATTAAAATTGATCACAGCTCACATCGGTAATGGTGTTTCTATCACGGCTAACTACCACGGGGAATCAGTGGATACTTCTATGGGACTGACGCCACTGGCTGGCCCTATGATGGGAACCCGTTCAGGCGATATTGACCCAGCCATTATTCCTTTTTTGATTCAGCAGGATCCAGACTTGGAAACAGCTGCCGATGTGGTGGAAATGCTTAATAAGAAATCAGGTCTCATGGGAGTATCTGAAAAATCTAGCGATATGCGAGATATTGAAGCTGGTATTGAAGCTCATGATAAAAACACAGTTCTGGCTTACAATATCTTTATTGACCGTCTCAAGAAGTTTATTGGTCAATACTTCGCTGTTCTCAATGGAGCTGATGCTCTGGTCTTCACCGCAGGTATGGGTGAAAATGCTATTGGTATGCGTCAGGATATCATTGCTGGGCTCTCTTGGTTTGGTATGGAGATCGACCCAGAAAAGAATGTCTTTGGCTATGTTGGTGACATTTCAACTCCAAATTCTAAGGTTAGGGTTCTGGTCATTCCAACCGATGAAGAATTGATGATTGCGCGTGATGTTGAACATTTTAAAAAGATGCGATAA
- a CDS encoding LysR family transcriptional regulator encodes MNFQQCRYVEAIAETGSFSQAAKKLYVTQPNLSASIKDLEAELGVQLFVRSNTGARLTDDGNDFIKYAKRIIGELDLLEKRYQQKFRKGFTVASHHYDFLFLPLTEIVQAFEADYQEFQLIETTTKKILRSVDKFESDLGIIYLDADNRPILEKSLINQDLSFISLGEFPTRIFLRKGHPLADRKVLTKADLEGYPQVRFRQEKSGLNFDEDTLEVLDNQTIMYSNDRGTVMNLLTASDAYASGLGIVNGFIKEQIVLIPLADSPVHTLGLVTNNKRKKTPIIEAFIERVKASLAESEKN; translated from the coding sequence TTGAATTTCCAACAGTGTCGCTATGTTGAGGCAATTGCAGAAACAGGTTCTTTTAGCCAAGCTGCGAAAAAGCTGTATGTTACCCAGCCCAACTTATCCGCCTCTATCAAGGATTTAGAGGCGGAACTGGGCGTGCAGCTCTTTGTCCGCTCCAATACGGGTGCCAGATTGACTGACGATGGCAACGATTTCATCAAATATGCCAAGCGGATTATTGGGGAGCTGGATTTATTGGAGAAGCGTTATCAGCAGAAATTTCGCAAGGGTTTCACGGTAGCCTCCCACCATTATGATTTTCTTTTCCTGCCCTTGACTGAGATTGTTCAAGCATTTGAGGCTGACTATCAGGAATTTCAGTTGATTGAGACTACCACTAAGAAAATTCTCAGAAGCGTTGATAAATTTGAAAGCGACCTAGGGATTATTTATCTGGATGCTGATAATCGCCCTATCCTAGAAAAATCTCTGATTAATCAGGATTTAAGTTTTATCTCCCTGGGGGAATTTCCAACGCGGATTTTTCTGCGGAAGGGCCATCCCTTGGCAGATAGAAAAGTCCTGACCAAAGCTGATTTGGAAGGCTATCCTCAGGTGCGTTTTCGTCAGGAAAAGTCAGGATTGAATTTTGATGAGGATACTCTGGAGGTTTTGGATAATCAAACGATTATGTACAGTAACGATCGAGGAACGGTTATGAACTTGCTGACGGCCTCAGATGCTTATGCTTCGGGTTTAGGGATTGTCAATGGATTTATCAAAGAGCAGATTGTCCTTATTCCGCTGGCGGATAGTCCAGTTCATACCTTGGGCCTTGTGACCAATAATAAACGCAAAAAAACTCCAATTATAGAGGCTTTTATTGAGCGGGTGAAGGCTAGTTTAGCAGAAAGTGAAAAAAACTAG
- a CDS encoding ACT domain-containing protein, whose product MKAIITVVGKDSQGIVAGVSAKIADLGLNIDDITQTILDEYFTMMTVVSSPEKKDFTFLRSELEKLGDSLGVKINIQSSAIFDAMHKL is encoded by the coding sequence ATGAAAGCAATTATTACAGTTGTTGGTAAAGATAGTCAGGGGATTGTGGCAGGAGTTTCTGCCAAAATCGCTGATTTAGGCCTGAATATTGATGATATCACCCAAACCATTTTGGATGAGTATTTCACCATGATGACAGTGGTGTCCTCGCCAGAGAAAAAGGATTTTACTTTTCTTCGTTCGGAACTGGAAAAATTGGGGGACAGTCTGGGTGTTAAGATTAACATTCAAAGTTCGGCTATTTTTGATGCTATGCACAAGTTGTAA
- a CDS encoding PFL family protein → MDIQQVTETIAMIEEQNFDVRTITMGISLLDCIDSDINRAADKVYRKIVDKAARLVAVGDEISAELGIPIVNKRVSVTPIAIIGAATDATDYVPLAKAMDKAAKEIGINFIGGFSALVQKGYQKGDEILIKSIPRALAETDFVCSSVNIGSTKSGINMTAVRDMGRIIKETAQLSEMGPAKLVVFANAVEDNPFMAGAFHGVGETDVVINVGVSGPGVVKRALEKVRGQSFDVVAETVKKTAFKITRIGQLVGSLASERLGVKFGIVDLSLAPTPAVGDSVARVLEEMGLETVGTHGTTAALALLNDQVKKGGVMACNQVGGLSGAFIPVSEDEGMIAAVEAGSLNLEKLEAMTAICSVGLDMLAIPEETSAETIAAMIADEAAIGVINMKTTAVRLIPKGKEGDTIEFGGLLGSAPVMSVNKKSSADFIARGGQIPAPIHSFKN, encoded by the coding sequence ATGGATATTCAACAGGTTACAGAAACCATTGCCATGATTGAGGAGCAGAACTTTGATGTTCGCACTATCACCATGGGCATCTCGCTTCTTGACTGTATTGATTCGGACATCAATCGGGCAGCTGATAAAGTTTACCGCAAAATTGTCGATAAGGCCGCCAGATTAGTTGCGGTTGGTGATGAGATATCGGCAGAATTGGGGATTCCTATTGTCAATAAGCGAGTCTCAGTTACACCGATTGCTATCATTGGGGCAGCAACTGATGCAACCGATTATGTCCCTCTAGCTAAGGCTATGGACAAGGCTGCTAAGGAAATTGGCATCAATTTCATCGGCGGCTTCTCAGCCTTAGTGCAAAAGGGTTATCAGAAAGGTGATGAAATTCTCATCAAGTCCATTCCCAGAGCTCTAGCTGAGACTGACTTTGTCTGCTCCTCTGTCAATATTGGCTCAACCAAGTCGGGGATCAATATGACAGCTGTTAGGGATATGGGGCGGATTATTAAGGAAACCGCCCAGCTGTCCGAGATGGGGCCGGCTAAGCTGGTAGTCTTTGCTAATGCAGTTGAGGATAATCCCTTTATGGCTGGAGCCTTCCATGGTGTTGGTGAGACTGATGTTGTCATCAATGTCGGTGTTTCTGGTCCGGGTGTCGTTAAGCGAGCCTTAGAAAAGGTCCGAGGTCAGTCTTTTGATGTTGTGGCTGAAACCGTTAAGAAGACAGCTTTTAAGATTACCCGCATTGGTCAGCTGGTCGGCAGCTTGGCTAGTGAGAGATTGGGGGTTAAATTTGGTATTGTTGACCTCTCTCTAGCTCCGACGCCAGCGGTAGGAGATTCAGTGGCTCGGGTTCTGGAGGAAATGGGCCTCGAAACTGTCGGTACCCATGGGACAACAGCAGCCCTAGCCCTTCTCAATGATCAGGTTAAAAAGGGCGGAGTAATGGCTTGCAATCAGGTCGGGGGGCTGTCTGGTGCCTTTATTCCAGTATCTGAGGATGAAGGTATGATTGCCGCGGTGGAGGCTGGTTCGCTTAATCTGGAAAAGTTAGAAGCCATGACGGCCATCTGTTCGGTCGGTCTGGATATGCTTGCTATTCCGGAAGAAACTTCGGCCGAAACCATCGCTGCCATGATTGCTGACGAAGCCGCTATCGGCGTTATCAATATGAAAACAACCGCTGTTCGTCTGATTCCTAAGGGCAAAGAGGGAGACACTATCGAGTTTGGCGGTCTCCTCGGCTCTGCTCCGGTCATGTCAGTCAATAAAAAATCATCGGCAGATTTCATCGCTCGTGGTGGCCAAATTCCAGCACCGATTCACAGTTTTAAGAATTAG
- a CDS encoding histidine phosphatase family protein produces the protein MTKTRLFIARHGKTMFNTIGRAQGWSDTPLTKEGERGIQELGLGLKAAGLNFVAAYSSDSGRTLQTMEIILREMGQSDIPYKRDKRIREWCFGSLDGGYDAELFNGVVPRVFDKPVEEMTYQDMADAILAVDTAGWAEPWDILRDRILSGFTDIAKEVESLGGGDAIVVSHGMTIGTLMGLIDPSLPRSLALDNGSVCQVTYEADTFHIEAIGDMTYRQKGREILARENHEKV, from the coding sequence ATGACAAAAACACGCTTATTTATTGCCCGCCATGGTAAAACTATGTTTAACACTATTGGACGGGCTCAAGGTTGGTCTGATACGCCACTGACTAAAGAAGGTGAGCGGGGGATTCAGGAACTTGGCCTAGGCTTGAAGGCAGCAGGTCTAAATTTTGTTGCTGCTTATTCTAGTGATAGTGGCCGGACCTTGCAGACCATGGAAATTATTTTACGAGAAATGGGGCAGAGTGACATTCCTTATAAGCGAGATAAGCGCATTCGTGAGTGGTGTTTCGGCAGCCTTGATGGCGGTTATGATGCGGAACTCTTTAACGGAGTTGTGCCAAGAGTTTTTGATAAGCCGGTTGAAGAAATGACCTACCAAGATATGGCTGATGCTATTCTAGCGGTTGATACAGCTGGTTGGGCTGAGCCTTGGGATATCTTGCGAGATCGAATTCTGTCTGGTTTCACTGACATTGCCAAGGAAGTTGAGAGCTTGGGCGGTGGCGATGCGATCGTGGTCAGTCACGGGATGACTATTGGTACTTTAATGGGCTTGATTGATCCCAGTCTTCCAAGGAGTTTAGCTCTTGATAACGGCAGCGTCTGTCAGGTAACTTATGAAGCCGACACATTCCATATTGAAGCAATCGGAGATATGACTTACCGACAAAAAGGTCGAGAAATTTTAGCAAGGGAGAACCATGAAAAAGTCTAG